From one Streptomyces chromofuscus genomic stretch:
- a CDS encoding FAD-binding protein produces MTGTVTNWAGNITYAAKEVHRPHSLDALRSLVAAGPRVRVLGSGHSFNEVADPGPEGVLLSLDALPPGIDVDTTARTVRVSGGVRYAELARRVHARGLALANMASLPHISVAGSVATGTHGSGVGNAPLAAAVREVELITADGTTVSVARGEERFGGAVTSLGALGVVTALTLDLEPAFEVEQHVFTELPLTGLDFEAVMAVAYSVSLFTDWREPGFRQVWVKRRTDRPMPGFPWAAPARRALHPVPGMPAVNCTQQFGVPGPWHERLPHFRAEFTPSSGAELQSEYLMPRSRAVDALHALDAIRTVLAPVVQTCEVRTVAADAQWLSPAYGRDSVAVHFTWVPDTAAVLPVVRRVEEALDAFDARPHWGKVFALPGAVVRERFPRLADFRRLTRELDPAGTFRNAFLRGVLDD; encoded by the coding sequence ATGACGGGCACCGTGACCAACTGGGCGGGCAACATCACCTACGCCGCCAAGGAGGTGCACCGCCCGCACTCGCTCGACGCGCTGCGCTCCCTCGTCGCGGCCGGCCCGCGGGTGCGGGTGCTGGGCAGTGGGCACTCGTTCAACGAGGTGGCCGATCCGGGCCCCGAGGGCGTGCTGCTCTCTCTGGACGCCCTGCCGCCCGGGATCGACGTCGACACGACGGCCCGTACGGTGCGCGTCTCGGGCGGCGTCCGGTACGCCGAGCTCGCCCGCCGGGTCCACGCGCGCGGCCTCGCCCTGGCCAACATGGCCTCCCTGCCGCACATCTCCGTCGCCGGCTCGGTGGCGACCGGCACCCATGGCTCCGGTGTCGGCAACGCGCCCCTGGCCGCCGCGGTGCGGGAGGTCGAGCTGATCACCGCCGACGGCACGACCGTCTCGGTCGCCCGCGGCGAGGAACGCTTCGGCGGCGCGGTCACCTCCCTGGGCGCGCTGGGAGTCGTCACGGCCCTCACCCTCGATCTGGAGCCGGCGTTCGAGGTCGAGCAGCACGTCTTCACCGAACTGCCGCTGACGGGACTGGACTTCGAGGCGGTCATGGCGGTGGCGTACAGCGTCAGCCTGTTCACCGACTGGCGCGAGCCCGGCTTCCGGCAGGTGTGGGTCAAGCGGCGCACCGACCGGCCGATGCCCGGCTTCCCCTGGGCCGCGCCCGCGCGGCGGGCGCTGCACCCGGTGCCGGGGATGCCCGCGGTCAACTGCACCCAGCAGTTCGGCGTCCCCGGGCCGTGGCACGAGCGCCTGCCGCACTTCCGTGCCGAGTTCACACCGAGCAGCGGCGCCGAGTTGCAGTCGGAGTATCTGATGCCGCGGTCCCGCGCCGTCGACGCGCTGCACGCCCTCGACGCGATCCGTACGGTCCTGGCGCCGGTCGTGCAGACCTGCGAGGTGCGCACGGTGGCCGCCGACGCGCAGTGGCTGAGCCCCGCGTACGGGCGGGACAGCGTGGCCGTGCACTTCACCTGGGTCCCGGACACGGCGGCGGTGCTGCCGGTGGTGCGCCGGGTGGAGGAGGCGCTCGACGCGTTCGACGCGCGGCCGCACTGGGGCAAGGTGTTCGCACTGCCGGGGGCGGTGGTGCGGGAGCGGTTCCCGAGGCTCGCGGACTTCCGGCGGCTGACGCGGGAGCTGGATCCGGCGGGCACGTTCCGCAACGCGTTCCTCCGGGGCGTCCTGGACGACTGA
- a CDS encoding cellulose-binding domain-containing protein: protein MPDPPTPQDATEAALFSECWDTVLSYADLCTAGSAAATQLAREAFARGMREARTTDSPQHRNAGRRPPRLPRTPLLLTAVRTTAADWETQGHGHRLDPELRLWLHSDGAARHTGPPLRRPLALRALRDMQGPDAELLWLAEVEALPLSVVARRLGLDPAGAAGELTHVRSLFRDRCLRAHLDTPMDPQCRTYARLLDAVTRTPVADTPDDLSRHLARCVPCAEAAACLRLPGGGLPGALADGVIGWGGLAHLERRRRAAEVRLGAGRDDAHDPDDEQAGTGTDRARVLRGGLLVAAATLVSLLALAVTLMPRGGTGDVAAAPADPAARRPVADPRPSLPVLTRAPDGPEPSSPRPTDGEPSAPPSAPEGPDPEPQGSTRTSARTTPTPRESPRPACHVTYDLVGQWPDGFQAAVTVTTEQALDDWRVAFTFRDGQRVGQMWDANVSQDGSRVTATAADYNQTVPADGSLAFGFIASWRGRNSPAHDFTLNGRECTRT from the coding sequence ATGCCCGACCCGCCGACCCCCCAGGACGCCACCGAGGCGGCGCTGTTCTCCGAGTGCTGGGACACGGTGCTGTCGTACGCCGACCTGTGCACGGCCGGATCGGCGGCCGCGACACAGCTCGCCCGGGAGGCGTTCGCCCGCGGCATGCGCGAGGCCCGCACCACGGATTCCCCACAGCACCGCAACGCCGGCCGCCGCCCGCCCCGACTGCCCCGGACACCCCTCCTCCTGACCGCCGTCCGCACCACGGCGGCCGACTGGGAGACGCAGGGCCACGGCCACCGGCTCGACCCCGAACTGCGCCTGTGGCTCCACTCCGACGGCGCCGCCCGCCACACCGGCCCCCCACTGCGCCGCCCGCTCGCCCTGCGCGCCCTGCGCGACATGCAGGGCCCCGACGCCGAACTGCTGTGGCTGGCCGAGGTGGAGGCCCTGCCCCTGTCCGTGGTCGCCCGCCGCCTCGGCCTCGACCCCGCGGGAGCCGCCGGCGAACTCACCCACGTGCGGAGCCTGTTCCGGGACCGCTGCCTGCGCGCCCATCTCGACACGCCGATGGACCCGCAGTGCCGCACGTACGCCCGACTGCTCGACGCCGTCACCCGCACACCGGTCGCCGACACCCCCGACGACCTCTCCCGGCACCTCGCCCGCTGCGTGCCGTGCGCGGAGGCCGCGGCCTGCCTGCGGCTGCCCGGCGGCGGGCTGCCCGGCGCCCTCGCCGACGGCGTCATCGGCTGGGGCGGCCTCGCCCACCTGGAGCGCCGTCGCCGCGCCGCCGAGGTGCGCCTCGGCGCCGGCCGCGACGACGCCCACGACCCGGACGACGAGCAGGCCGGGACCGGTACCGACAGGGCGCGCGTGCTGCGGGGCGGCCTCCTGGTCGCCGCCGCCACTCTGGTCTCCCTGCTGGCCCTCGCCGTCACCCTGATGCCGCGCGGGGGTACCGGTGACGTCGCCGCGGCCCCCGCCGACCCCGCCGCCCGCCGGCCGGTGGCCGACCCCCGCCCCTCCCTGCCGGTCCTCACCCGCGCGCCCGACGGGCCGGAGCCGTCCTCCCCGAGGCCGACGGACGGGGAGCCCTCCGCCCCGCCGTCCGCGCCCGAGGGTCCCGACCCGGAACCCCAGGGCTCGACCCGCACCTCGGCGAGGACCACGCCGACGCCCCGCGAGAGCCCCCGGCCGGCCTGCCACGTCACCTACGACCTCGTGGGCCAGTGGCCCGACGGCTTCCAGGCCGCCGTCACCGTCACCACCGAGCAGGCCCTCGACGACTGGCGCGTCGCCTTCACCTTCCGCGACGGCCAGCGGGTCGGCCAGATGTGGGACGCGAACGTCTCCCAGGACGGCTCCCGCGTCACCGCCACCGCCGCCGACTACAACCAAACCGTCCCCGCCGACGGCAGCCTGGCCTTCGGCTTCATCGCCTCCTGGCGCGGCAGGAACTCCCCGGCGCACGACTTCACGCTGAACGGCCGGGAGTGCACGCGGACCTGA
- a CDS encoding radical SAM protein, which produces MSSRTALVEDLMERFPHVPREAVFKEDLLRGGVAFDPSALSDNEGGEVKPKSYFIFSFDHGTLPELGEAALRRPPEEIILTGGPYDLRRTVVSVRVNPSSPYRVAADDQGVLGLYLDGRRIADVGVPPMPEYYRHKLANGKSVMEVAPTIQWGYLIYLTVFRVCQYFGAKEECQYCDINHNWRQHKAAGRPYTGVKDVEEVLEALEIIDRYDTAKASTAYTLTGGAITKTVSGRDEADFYGHYAKAIEERFPGRWIGKVVAQALPRDDVQRFKDYGVQIYHPNYEVWDEYLFKMYCPGKERYVGRDEWHRRILDSAEVFGARNVIPNFVAGVEMAEPFGFKTVDEAIASTTEGLRFFMSHGITPRFTTWCPEPTTPLGKANPQGAPLEYHIRLLEAYRATMDDFGLTSPPGYGPPGPGRAVFSVSSFMDSLPALEEQEEPRPAPHAAKA; this is translated from the coding sequence ATGAGCAGCCGCACCGCGCTCGTCGAGGATCTGATGGAGCGCTTCCCGCACGTGCCGCGGGAGGCCGTCTTCAAGGAGGACCTGCTCCGGGGCGGTGTCGCCTTCGATCCGTCCGCGCTCAGCGACAACGAGGGCGGTGAGGTCAAGCCGAAGTCGTACTTCATCTTCTCCTTCGACCACGGCACCCTGCCCGAGCTGGGCGAGGCGGCGCTGCGCCGGCCGCCGGAGGAGATCATCCTCACCGGCGGCCCCTACGACCTGCGGCGCACCGTCGTCTCGGTGCGCGTGAACCCGTCGTCGCCGTACCGCGTGGCCGCCGACGACCAGGGCGTGCTCGGCCTCTACCTCGACGGCAGGCGGATCGCCGACGTCGGCGTGCCGCCCATGCCGGAGTACTACCGGCACAAGCTCGCCAACGGGAAGTCCGTGATGGAGGTCGCCCCGACCATCCAGTGGGGCTACCTGATCTACCTGACCGTCTTCCGGGTCTGCCAGTACTTCGGCGCCAAGGAGGAGTGCCAGTACTGCGACATCAATCACAACTGGCGCCAGCACAAGGCGGCGGGGCGGCCGTACACCGGGGTGAAGGACGTCGAGGAGGTCCTGGAGGCCCTGGAGATCATCGACCGCTACGACACCGCCAAGGCGTCCACCGCGTACACGCTGACCGGCGGCGCGATCACGAAGACGGTCTCCGGCCGCGACGAGGCCGACTTCTACGGCCACTACGCCAAGGCCATCGAGGAGCGCTTCCCGGGCCGGTGGATCGGCAAGGTCGTCGCCCAGGCGCTGCCGCGCGACGACGTGCAGCGGTTCAAGGACTACGGCGTGCAGATCTACCACCCCAACTACGAGGTGTGGGACGAGTACCTGTTCAAGATGTACTGCCCGGGCAAGGAGCGCTACGTCGGCCGCGACGAGTGGCACCGGCGCATCCTCGACTCGGCCGAGGTCTTCGGCGCCCGCAACGTCATCCCCAACTTCGTCGCGGGCGTGGAGATGGCGGAGCCCTTCGGCTTCAAGACCGTCGACGAGGCCATCGCCTCCACCACCGAGGGCCTGCGCTTCTTCATGTCGCACGGCATCACGCCCCGGTTCACCACCTGGTGCCCCGAGCCCACGACGCCGCTCGGCAAGGCCAACCCGCAGGGGGCGCCGCTGGAGTACCACATCCGGCTGCTGGAGGCCTACCGCGCCACCATGGACGACTTCGGCCTCACCTCCCCGCCCGGCTACGGCCCGCCCGGTCCCGGCCGCGCCGTCTTCTCCGTCAGCTCCTTCATGGACAGCCTCCCCGCCCTGGAGGAGCAGGAGGAACCGCGGCCGGCTCCGCACGCGGCGAAGGCGTAG